From a single Streptomyces sp. 1331.2 genomic region:
- the rplQ gene encoding 50S ribosomal protein L17: protein MPRPTKGARLGGGPHHEPLLLAGLCRELFQYGRITTTEAKARRMRPLAEKLITKAKKGDIHNRRLVRKTITDVSVLHTLFTEIAPRYENRPGGYTRITKIGPRRGDNAPMAVIELVEALTVAQTAVGEAEAATKRAVKEADEAAAVETKADEAEAAEQA, encoded by the coding sequence ATGCCGCGTCCCACCAAGGGTGCCCGCCTCGGCGGCGGCCCGCACCACGAGCCGCTGCTGCTCGCCGGTCTGTGCCGGGAGCTGTTCCAGTACGGCCGCATCACCACGACCGAGGCCAAGGCCCGTCGGATGCGCCCGCTGGCGGAGAAGCTGATCACCAAGGCGAAGAAGGGCGACATCCACAACCGTCGCCTGGTGCGCAAGACCATCACCGACGTGTCGGTGCTGCACACCCTCTTCACCGAGATCGCGCCGCGCTACGAGAACCGCCCGGGTGGCTACACCCGCATCACCAAGATCGGTCCCCGTCGTGGCGACAACGCCCCGATGGCCGTGATCGAGCTGGTCGAGGCGCTGACCGTCGCGCAGACCGCCGTCGGCGAGGCCGAGGCCGCCACCAAGCGTGCCGTCAAGGAGGCCGACGAGGCCGCTGCTGTCGAGACCAAGGCCGACGAGGCCGAGGCCGCCGAGCAGGCCTGA
- the truA gene encoding tRNA pseudouridine(38-40) synthase TruA, with amino-acid sequence MVNDCAEQPPVKDGPADGYVRVRLDLAYQGAEFSGWARQKGGRRTVQEEIETALQVVTRSPELFPLTVAGRTDAGVHARGQVAHVDLPAELWEAHREKLLRRLAGRLPGDVRIYRVGEAPAGFDARFSAIWRRYAYRVADHPGGVDPLLRGHVLWHDRPLDVDRMNAAAKLLLGEHDFAAYCKKREGATTIRTLLELHWDRVPVDSYAAQEGSLAVATVRADAFCHNMVRALVGAMLLVGDGHRPVEFPGEVLAGGVRNSAVNVIRPYGLTLEEVGYPPDDQLAERNRQARRMRTLPGQPPVAGV; translated from the coding sequence GTGGTCAACGATTGCGCCGAGCAGCCGCCGGTGAAGGACGGCCCGGCCGACGGGTACGTCCGGGTCCGGCTCGACCTCGCCTACCAGGGCGCCGAGTTCTCCGGCTGGGCCCGCCAGAAGGGCGGCCGCCGGACGGTCCAGGAGGAGATCGAGACCGCGCTGCAGGTCGTCACCCGCAGTCCGGAGCTGTTCCCGCTGACCGTGGCCGGCCGCACCGACGCCGGGGTGCACGCCCGCGGACAGGTCGCGCACGTCGACCTGCCGGCCGAGCTGTGGGAGGCGCACCGGGAGAAGCTGCTGCGCCGACTGGCCGGCCGGCTGCCCGGGGACGTCCGGATCTACCGGGTCGGCGAGGCACCGGCCGGGTTCGACGCCCGCTTCTCGGCGATCTGGCGCCGGTACGCCTACCGGGTCGCCGACCATCCGGGCGGGGTGGACCCGCTGCTGCGCGGCCACGTGCTCTGGCACGACCGCCCGCTGGACGTCGACCGGATGAACGCCGCCGCGAAGCTGCTGCTCGGCGAGCACGACTTCGCCGCGTACTGCAAGAAGCGCGAGGGCGCCACCACCATCCGCACCCTGCTGGAGCTGCACTGGGACCGCGTCCCGGTGGACTCCTACGCCGCCCAGGAGGGCTCGCTCGCGGTCGCCACCGTCCGGGCCGACGCCTTCTGCCACAACATGGTCCGAGCGCTGGTCGGCGCGATGCTGCTGGTCGGCGACGGGCACCGGCCGGTGGAGTTCCCCGGCGAGGTGTTGGCCGGCGGAGTGCGCAACTCCGCGGTCAACGTGATCCGGCCGTACGGGCTCACGCTGGAGGAGGTCGGCTACCCGCCGGACGACCAGCTGGCCGAGCGCAACCGCCAGGCGCGGCGGATGCGCACCCTGCCGGGGCAGCCGCCCGTCGCCGGCGTGTAG
- a CDS encoding ABC-F family ATP-binding cassette domain-containing protein codes for MGHVEISHLEYYLPDGRVLFDDASFRVGEGAAVALVGANGAGKTTLLRMIAGDIQPHGGSVTISGGLGVMRQFVGTTGREDQRDTPGALPADASVRDLLVSVAPARIATAARAVDAAELAMIAQDDEKTQMAYAQALSDWADVGGYDYETDWDVCTMAALGMPFDKAQWRGLNTLSGGEQKRLVLEALLRGPEEVLLLDEPDNYLDVPAKRWLEEAIKATSKTVLYISHDRELLSKTADKIISVESGAAGSSVWVHGGGFDSFHEARKDRFARFEELGRRWDEEHAKLKKLVVTLRQAASVSHALATRYAAAQTRLKKFEEAGRPEEPPREQNITMRLKGGRTGVRSFTLEQLELTGLMQPFDLEVFYGERVAVLGANGAGKSHLLRLLAGDETVAHTGNWKLGARVVPGHFRQTHAHPELFGRTVRSIVEEEHALSRGAAMGALRRYELDRQEEQKFESLSGGQQARLMILKLELSGVTALLLDEPTDNLDLESAEALQAGLEAFEGTVLCVTHDRWFARTFDRFLVFGADGRVYESAEPVWDVTRVDRER; via the coding sequence ATGGGACACGTCGAGATTTCGCACCTTGAGTACTACCTGCCGGACGGGCGGGTGCTGTTCGACGACGCGTCCTTCCGGGTCGGCGAGGGCGCTGCCGTCGCCCTGGTCGGCGCGAACGGCGCCGGCAAGACCACCCTGCTGCGGATGATCGCGGGGGACATCCAGCCGCACGGCGGCTCGGTGACGATCAGCGGCGGTCTCGGTGTGATGCGCCAGTTCGTCGGCACCACCGGCCGCGAGGACCAGCGGGACACGCCGGGCGCGCTGCCCGCCGACGCCTCCGTACGGGACCTGCTCGTCTCCGTCGCCCCCGCGCGGATCGCCACGGCGGCCCGCGCGGTGGACGCCGCCGAGCTGGCGATGATCGCCCAGGACGACGAGAAGACGCAGATGGCGTACGCCCAGGCGCTCTCCGACTGGGCCGACGTCGGCGGCTACGACTACGAGACCGACTGGGACGTCTGCACCATGGCGGCCCTCGGCATGCCCTTCGACAAGGCCCAGTGGCGCGGCCTGAACACGCTCTCCGGCGGCGAGCAGAAGCGGCTCGTGCTGGAGGCGCTGCTGCGCGGCCCCGAGGAGGTGCTGCTGCTGGACGAGCCGGACAACTACCTGGACGTCCCGGCGAAGCGCTGGCTGGAGGAGGCCATCAAGGCCACCTCGAAGACCGTGCTGTACATCTCGCACGACCGCGAACTGCTCTCGAAGACCGCCGACAAGATCATCTCGGTCGAGTCCGGCGCGGCCGGCAGCAGCGTCTGGGTGCACGGCGGCGGCTTCGACTCCTTCCACGAGGCCCGCAAGGACCGCTTCGCCCGCTTCGAGGAGCTGGGCCGGCGCTGGGACGAGGAGCACGCCAAGCTCAAGAAGCTGGTCGTCACGCTGCGCCAGGCCGCCTCCGTCAGCCACGCGCTCGCCACCCGCTACGCCGCCGCCCAGACCCGGCTGAAGAAGTTCGAGGAGGCCGGCCGCCCGGAGGAGCCCCCGCGCGAGCAGAACATCACCATGCGGCTCAAGGGCGGGCGCACCGGCGTGCGCTCCTTCACCCTGGAGCAGCTGGAGCTCACCGGCCTGATGCAGCCCTTCGACCTGGAGGTCTTCTACGGCGAGCGGGTCGCGGTGCTGGGCGCCAACGGCGCCGGAAAGTCGCATCTGCTGCGGCTGCTGGCCGGCGACGAGACCGTGGCGCACACCGGGAACTGGAAGCTCGGCGCCAGGGTCGTCCCCGGCCACTTCCGGCAGACCCACGCGCACCCCGAGCTGTTCGGCCGTACCGTCCGCTCGATCGTCGAGGAGGAGCACGCGCTCAGTCGCGGCGCCGCGATGGGCGCACTGCGCCGGTACGAGCTGGACCGCCAGGAGGAGCAGAAGTTCGAGTCGCTGTCCGGCGGGCAGCAGGCCCGGCTGATGATCCTCAAGCTCGAACTCTCCGGTGTGACGGCCCTGTTGCTCGACGAGCCGACCGACAACCTGGACCTGGAGAGCGCCGAGGCGCTGCAGGCCGGGCTGGAGGCCTTCGAGGGCACCGTGCTGTGCGTCACCCACGACCGCTGGTTCGCCAGGACCTTCGACCGCTTCCTGGTGTTCGGTGCCGACGGCCGGGTGTACGAGTCGGCGGAGCCGGTGTGGGACGTCACCCGGGTGGACCGCGAACGCTGA
- the rplM gene encoding 50S ribosomal protein L13, protein MRTYSPKPGDVQRQWHVIDATDVVLGRLASQAANLLRGKHKAIYAPHVDTGDFVIIINADKVHLSGNKKTQKLAYRHSGFPGGLRSVRYDDLLANNPEKAVEKAIKGMIPKNSLGRQMLSKLKVYSGDQHPHAAQQPVPFEITQVAQ, encoded by the coding sequence GTGCGTACGTACAGCCCCAAGCCCGGCGACGTCCAGCGTCAGTGGCACGTCATCGACGCGACCGACGTCGTGCTCGGCCGCCTGGCCTCCCAGGCCGCCAACCTCCTCCGGGGCAAGCACAAGGCGATCTACGCGCCGCACGTTGACACTGGTGACTTCGTCATCATCATCAACGCCGACAAGGTGCACCTGTCCGGTAACAAGAAGACCCAGAAGCTGGCCTACCGCCACTCGGGCTTCCCGGGCGGTCTGCGGTCGGTGCGCTACGACGACCTGCTGGCGAACAACCCGGAGAAGGCCGTCGAGAAGGCCATCAAGGGCATGATCCCCAAGAACAGCCTGGGCCGTCAGATGCTCTCGAAGCTGAAGGTCTACTCGGGCGACCAGCACCCGCACGCTGCCCAGCAGCCGGTGCCGTTCGAGATCACCCAGGTCGCGCAGTAA
- the rpsI gene encoding 30S ribosomal protein S9, which yields MAETTETLEVDFDENVVEGEYTSEESYTSESLAGRFGEAVPGAGLGRRKEAIARVRIVPGTGVWKINGRTLEGYFPNKVHQQTVNEPFKLLELDGRYDVIARITGGGVSGQAYALRLGVARALNEADVDNNRGALKKAGFLTRDARAVERKKAGLKKARKAPQYSKR from the coding sequence GTGGCCGAGACCACTGAAACCCTTGAGGTCGACTTCGACGAGAACGTCGTCGAGGGCGAGTACACCTCCGAGGAGAGCTACACCTCCGAGTCCCTGGCCGGCCGCTTCGGCGAGGCCGTCCCCGGCGCCGGCCTCGGCCGTCGCAAGGAGGCGATCGCCCGCGTGCGCATCGTCCCCGGCACGGGCGTGTGGAAGATCAACGGTCGCACCCTTGAGGGCTACTTCCCCAACAAGGTGCACCAGCAGACCGTGAACGAGCCCTTCAAGCTCCTGGAGCTGGACGGCCGTTACGACGTCATCGCCCGCATCACCGGTGGCGGCGTCTCCGGCCAGGCCTACGCGCTGCGCCTCGGCGTGGCCCGTGCCCTGAACGAGGCCGACGTGGACAACAACCGCGGCGCGCTGAAGAAGGCCGGCTTCCTGACCCGTGACGCCCGCGCCGTCGAGCGCAAGAAGGCCGGTCTCAAGAAGGCCCGCAAGGCGCCGCAGTACAGCAAGCGCTAA
- the glmM gene encoding phosphoglucosamine mutase, translating into MGRLFGTDGVRGVANQGLTAELALGLSVAAAHVLGEAGAFDGHRPVAVVGRDPRASGEFLEAAVIAGLASAGVDVLRVGVLPTPAVAYLTGALGADFGVMLSASHNAMPDNGIKFLARGGHKLDDRIEDAIEAHYRKHTLGEEDWNRPTGAAVGRVREYTEGFDKYVAHLIGVLPNRLDGVKVVIDGAHGAAAYVAPEAFARAGAEVVHTLGAEPTGLNINDGVGSTHLDRLRTAMKEHKADFGIALDGDADRCLAADADGNEVDGDQIIAILAVAMKEAGTLRGNTAVATVMSNLGFKLAMEREGIDLVETAVGDRYVLEAMKEHGFALGGEQSGHVILLDHATTGDGTLTGLMLGARLAATKQPLADLAAVMTRLPQVLINVKGVDKSRVRTSTELAAAVAGAEAELGATGRVLLRPSGTEPLVRVMVEAADAAQAEAVAQRLAEAVRTHLG; encoded by the coding sequence GTGGGACGACTCTTCGGTACGGACGGCGTACGCGGGGTGGCCAACCAGGGCCTGACGGCGGAGCTCGCGCTCGGGCTGTCGGTCGCTGCGGCGCACGTGCTCGGCGAGGCCGGCGCCTTCGACGGCCACCGGCCGGTCGCGGTGGTCGGCCGTGACCCGCGTGCCTCGGGCGAGTTCCTGGAGGCCGCCGTCATCGCCGGTCTGGCCAGCGCCGGCGTCGACGTGCTCCGGGTCGGCGTCCTGCCCACCCCCGCCGTGGCGTACCTCACCGGCGCGCTCGGCGCCGACTTCGGCGTGATGCTGTCCGCCAGCCACAACGCCATGCCGGACAACGGCATCAAGTTCCTCGCCCGCGGCGGCCACAAGCTGGACGACCGGATCGAGGACGCGATCGAGGCCCACTACCGCAAGCACACGCTCGGCGAGGAGGACTGGAACCGTCCGACCGGTGCCGCCGTCGGTCGCGTCCGCGAGTACACCGAGGGCTTCGACAAGTACGTCGCCCACCTGATCGGCGTGCTGCCCAACCGCCTGGACGGCGTCAAGGTCGTCATCGACGGCGCCCACGGCGCGGCCGCCTACGTCGCCCCCGAGGCCTTCGCCCGGGCCGGCGCCGAGGTCGTCCACACCCTGGGGGCCGAGCCCACCGGCCTCAACATCAACGACGGCGTCGGCTCCACCCACCTGGACCGGCTGCGCACCGCGATGAAGGAGCACAAGGCCGACTTCGGCATCGCCCTGGACGGCGACGCCGACCGCTGCCTGGCCGCCGACGCCGACGGCAACGAGGTGGACGGCGACCAGATCATCGCCATCCTCGCGGTCGCCATGAAGGAGGCCGGCACCCTGCGCGGCAACACCGCGGTGGCCACCGTGATGTCCAACCTCGGCTTCAAGCTGGCGATGGAGCGCGAGGGGATCGACCTGGTCGAGACCGCCGTCGGCGACCGCTACGTGCTGGAAGCCATGAAGGAGCACGGCTTCGCGCTGGGCGGCGAGCAGTCCGGCCACGTCATCCTGCTGGACCACGCCACCACCGGCGACGGCACCCTGACCGGCCTGATGCTGGGCGCCCGGCTGGCCGCCACCAAGCAGCCGCTCGCCGACCTCGCCGCCGTGATGACCCGGCTGCCGCAGGTGCTGATCAACGTCAAGGGCGTCGACAAGAGCCGGGTGAGGACCAGCACCGAGCTGGCCGCCGCGGTCGCCGGCGCCGAGGCCGAGCTGGGCGCCACCGGCCGGGTGCTGCTGCGCCCGTCGGGCACCGAGCCGCTGGTCCGGGTGATGGTCGAGGCCGCCGACGCGGCCCAGGCCGAGGCGGTCGCGCAGCGGCTGGCCGAGGCCGTGCGCACCCACCTGGGCTGA
- the coaA gene encoding type I pantothenate kinase, with amino-acid sequence MEHVLTELCTRGATAPGPSPSPYVDLSRAEWSALRERTPLPLTAEEVERLRGLGTALDLDEVRDVYLPLSRLLNLYIHATHELRGTLGTFLDTPDTERTRTPFIIGVAGSVAVGKSTTARLLQALLARWPEHPRVELVTTDGFLLPNAELRRRGLMARKGFPESYDRRALMRFVADVKAGKERVSAPVYSHLVYDIVQDERLTVERPDILIVEGLNVLQPALPGTDGRTRLAVADYFDFSIYVDARTDDIEHWYLDRFRKLRQTAFQDPNSYFRRFTEVPEEEAMEYGRQVWRTINKPNLLENVLPTRGRATLILQKGADHKVRRALLRKL; translated from the coding sequence ATGGAGCATGTGCTGACCGAACTCTGTACGCGGGGCGCCACCGCGCCCGGCCCGTCCCCGTCCCCCTACGTGGACCTCAGCCGGGCCGAATGGAGCGCGCTGCGCGAGCGTACGCCGCTGCCGCTGACCGCGGAGGAGGTGGAGCGCCTGCGCGGCCTCGGCACCGCCCTCGACCTGGACGAGGTCCGCGACGTCTACCTACCGCTGTCGCGACTGCTGAACCTCTACATCCACGCCACCCACGAACTGCGCGGCACGCTCGGCACCTTCCTGGACACCCCGGACACCGAGCGCACCCGCACCCCGTTCATCATCGGCGTGGCCGGCTCCGTGGCCGTCGGCAAGTCCACCACCGCCCGGCTCCTGCAGGCCCTGCTCGCCCGCTGGCCCGAGCACCCCCGGGTGGAACTGGTCACCACCGACGGCTTCCTGCTCCCCAACGCGGAGCTGCGCCGCCGCGGCCTGATGGCCCGCAAGGGGTTCCCCGAGTCGTACGACCGACGGGCGCTGATGCGTTTCGTCGCGGACGTGAAGGCGGGCAAGGAGCGGGTCAGCGCGCCGGTCTACTCGCACCTGGTGTACGACATCGTGCAGGACGAGCGGCTGACCGTGGAGCGCCCGGACATCCTGATCGTCGAGGGCCTGAACGTGCTCCAGCCGGCCCTGCCCGGCACCGACGGCCGCACCCGCCTCGCCGTCGCCGACTACTTCGACTTCTCGATCTACGTCGACGCCCGGACCGACGACATCGAGCACTGGTACCTGGACCGCTTCCGCAAGCTGCGGCAGACCGCCTTCCAGGACCCGAACTCCTACTTCCGCCGCTTCACCGAGGTGCCGGAGGAGGAGGCGATGGAGTACGGCCGGCAGGTCTGGCGCACCATCAACAAGCCCAACCTGCTGGAGAACGTCCTGCCGACCCGCGGCCGGGCCACCCTGATCCTGCAGAAGGGCGCGGACCACAAGGTCCGCCGGGCGCTGCTGCGCAAGCTCTGA
- the glmS gene encoding glutamine--fructose-6-phosphate transaminase (isomerizing) encodes MCGIVGYVGAQSALDVVIAGLQRLEYRGYDSAGVAVQVQDSDGQWSLSTDKRAGKLANLQKSLAETPLPGGTTGIGHTRWATHGGPTDANAHPHLDDEQRVAVVHNGIIENFAQLRAEIAERGHTLRSETDTEVVAHLLGEAYQGDLAEAMRVVCRQLEGAFTLVAVHADAPDVVVGARRNSPLVVGRGEGENFLASDVAAFIAHTREAIELGQDQVVELRREGVTVTNFDGTAADVREYHVDWDASAAEKGGYDYFMLKEIAEQPKAVADTLLGRIGTDGRLTLDELRISDADLRSVDKVVIVACGTAFHAGMIAKYAIEHWTRIPCEVEVASEFRYRDPIMGPGTLVIAISQSGETMDTLMALRHAREQGAKVLAICNTNGSTIPRESDAVLYTHAGPEVAVASTKAFLTQLVACYLVALYLGQVRGTKWGDEIFTIIKELGDAPKQVEQVLETMEPVRELARSLADARSVLFLGRHVGFPVALEGALKLKELAYMHAEGFAAGELKHGPIALIEEGLPVVVVVPSPRGRSILHDKIVSNIQEIRARGARTIVIAEEGDEAVVPYADHLIRIPVTPTLLQPLVSTVPLQVFACELATAKGHEVDQPRNLAKSVTVE; translated from the coding sequence ATGTGCGGAATTGTTGGATACGTGGGCGCGCAGTCCGCCCTCGACGTAGTAATTGCAGGCCTGCAGCGCCTGGAGTACCGGGGTTACGACTCGGCCGGTGTCGCGGTGCAGGTCCAGGACTCCGACGGGCAGTGGAGCCTGTCCACCGACAAGCGGGCCGGGAAGCTCGCCAACCTCCAGAAGTCGCTCGCCGAGACCCCTCTGCCCGGCGGCACCACCGGCATCGGCCACACCCGCTGGGCCACCCACGGCGGCCCGACGGACGCCAACGCCCACCCCCACCTGGACGACGAGCAGCGGGTCGCGGTGGTGCACAACGGCATCATCGAGAACTTCGCCCAGCTGCGCGCCGAGATCGCCGAGCGCGGCCACACCCTGCGGTCCGAGACCGACACCGAGGTCGTCGCCCACCTGCTGGGCGAGGCCTACCAGGGCGACCTCGCCGAGGCGATGCGGGTGGTCTGCCGTCAGCTGGAGGGTGCCTTCACCCTGGTGGCCGTGCACGCCGACGCGCCGGACGTCGTCGTCGGTGCCCGCCGCAACTCTCCGCTGGTCGTCGGCCGCGGCGAGGGCGAGAACTTCCTCGCCTCGGACGTCGCCGCCTTCATCGCGCACACCCGCGAGGCGATCGAGCTGGGCCAGGACCAGGTCGTGGAGCTGCGCCGCGAGGGCGTGACCGTCACCAACTTCGACGGCACCGCGGCCGACGTGCGCGAGTACCACGTCGACTGGGACGCCTCCGCCGCCGAGAAGGGCGGCTACGACTACTTCATGCTCAAGGAGATCGCCGAGCAGCCGAAGGCCGTCGCCGACACCCTGCTCGGCCGGATCGGCACCGACGGCCGGCTCACCCTGGACGAGCTGCGGATCTCCGACGCCGACCTGCGCTCCGTCGACAAGGTCGTCATCGTCGCCTGCGGCACCGCCTTCCACGCCGGCATGATCGCCAAGTACGCGATCGAGCACTGGACCCGCATCCCCTGCGAGGTCGAGGTCGCCTCCGAGTTCCGCTACCGCGACCCGATCATGGGCCCGGGCACCCTGGTCATCGCCATCTCGCAGTCCGGCGAGACCATGGACACCCTGATGGCCCTGCGGCACGCCCGCGAGCAGGGCGCCAAGGTGCTGGCGATCTGCAACACCAACGGCTCCACCATCCCGCGCGAGTCGGACGCCGTGCTGTACACGCACGCCGGTCCCGAGGTCGCGGTCGCGTCCACCAAGGCGTTCCTGACCCAGCTGGTCGCCTGCTACCTGGTCGCCCTCTACCTGGGCCAGGTGCGCGGCACCAAGTGGGGCGACGAGATCTTCACGATCATCAAGGAGCTCGGCGACGCGCCGAAGCAGGTCGAGCAGGTCCTGGAGACCATGGAGCCGGTGCGCGAGCTGGCCCGCTCGCTGGCCGACGCCCGCTCGGTGCTCTTCCTCGGCCGCCACGTCGGCTTCCCGGTGGCCCTGGAGGGTGCGCTCAAGCTCAAGGAGCTGGCGTACATGCACGCCGAGGGCTTCGCGGCGGGCGAGCTCAAGCACGGCCCGATCGCGCTGATCGAGGAGGGGCTGCCGGTCGTGGTGGTCGTGCCCTCGCCGCGCGGGCGGTCGATCCTGCACGACAAGATCGTCTCCAACATCCAGGAGATCCGGGCCCGCGGTGCCCGCACGATCGTGATCGCCGAGGAGGGCGACGAGGCCGTCGTCCCGTACGCGGACCACCTGATCCGCATCCCGGTCACCCCGACCCTGCTCCAGCCGCTGGTCTCCACCGTCCCGCTGCAGGTCTTCGCCTGCGAGCTGGCCACGGCCAAGGGCCACGAGGTCGACCAGCCGCGCAACCTGGCGAAGTCGGTCACCGTCGAGTAG
- a CDS encoding Uma2 family endonuclease, with protein sequence MVAMPAVEHPLGEDGLLQTFLELDTPLGSKAEFIEGEIVVTPPPDGHHEGAVSKLAKQFFRNAAIDLDIAGVKGLITPKGRFIPDGTVVPADHFDHLDSWAPAGGVLLVFEVTSINPHKDREPKRKGYAAAGIPCYLLIDRSDGMVTLFTEPDGEDYITQTKVEFGKTIDLPAPFSFTLDTAPLR encoded by the coding sequence ATGGTCGCCATGCCGGCAGTCGAGCACCCGCTGGGCGAGGACGGTCTCCTCCAGACGTTCCTGGAGCTGGACACCCCGCTGGGAAGCAAGGCCGAGTTCATCGAAGGGGAGATCGTCGTGACACCGCCACCGGACGGACACCACGAGGGTGCGGTCTCGAAGCTCGCCAAGCAGTTCTTCCGAAACGCCGCGATCGATCTGGACATCGCCGGTGTCAAGGGCCTGATCACTCCCAAGGGACGGTTCATCCCTGATGGCACGGTCGTCCCGGCCGACCACTTCGACCATCTGGATTCCTGGGCCCCCGCGGGAGGCGTCCTACTCGTCTTCGAGGTCACGTCGATCAACCCGCACAAGGACCGCGAGCCCAAGCGCAAGGGCTACGCCGCCGCAGGAATCCCCTGCTACCTGCTGATCGACCGCAGCGACGGCATGGTCACCCTGTTCACCGAACCCGACGGCGAGGACTACATCACCCAGACCAAGGTCGAGTTCGGCAAGACGATCGACCTGCCTGCCCCCTTCTCCTTCACGCTCGACACGGCGCCCCTGCGGTAG
- a CDS encoding NAD(P)H-hydrate dehydratase, with translation MRHAHPVETVRAAEAVLMARLPEGTLMQRAAAGLAATCARLLGRVYGSRVVVLAGSGDNGGDALYAGAALARRGARVTAVLLVPEKAHPGGLAALRAVGGRVTAEQEVGLADFSRADLVLDGIVGIGGRGGLRPEAVPYARAERRGVVVAVDLPSGVDADTGEVPGEALRADVTVCFGTYKPGLLVDPGASYAGAVQLVGIGLELPEAEVTALQHADAAALLPLPGAESDKYRRGVVGVAAGSATYPGAALLAVAGALRGGAGAVRYVGTAADEVVRRFPETLVTEGGPAGAGRVQAWVVGPGGGEGARQALTEALAGDVPVLVDADGLTELGRLGPDALAGRTAPTLLTPHTGEAARLLAGAEGTAPPAADDLAATRLATARLLAAAYRATVLLKGSTTVIADPGGAVRVNPTGTSWLATAGSGDVLAGLAGSLLAAGLPPLDAASVAAYLHGLAGRTAAGDPGAPTTALGVAAALPAVWRAVRRG, from the coding sequence ATGCGTCATGCACACCCTGTGGAAACCGTCCGGGCTGCCGAGGCCGTGCTGATGGCGCGGCTGCCGGAGGGCACGTTGATGCAGCGGGCGGCCGCCGGGCTGGCCGCCACGTGTGCCCGGTTGCTGGGGCGGGTGTACGGCAGCCGGGTGGTGGTGCTGGCGGGCAGTGGGGACAACGGGGGTGACGCGCTGTACGCCGGGGCCGCGCTGGCCCGGCGCGGGGCGCGGGTGACGGCGGTGCTGCTGGTGCCGGAGAAGGCGCACCCGGGTGGGCTGGCCGCGCTGCGGGCCGTCGGCGGGCGGGTGACGGCGGAGCAGGAAGTCGGCCTGGCCGACTTCTCGCGCGCGGACCTGGTGCTGGACGGGATCGTCGGCATCGGCGGGCGGGGCGGGCTGCGGCCCGAGGCCGTGCCGTACGCGCGGGCCGAGCGGCGCGGGGTGGTGGTGGCGGTGGACCTGCCCAGCGGGGTGGACGCCGACACCGGCGAGGTGCCGGGGGAGGCGCTGCGCGCGGACGTCACGGTCTGCTTCGGCACGTACAAGCCCGGGCTGCTGGTCGACCCGGGCGCCTCGTACGCGGGCGCGGTGCAGCTGGTCGGGATCGGGCTGGAGCTGCCTGAGGCGGAGGTGACGGCACTGCAGCACGCGGACGCGGCGGCGCTGCTGCCGCTGCCCGGCGCGGAGAGCGACAAGTACCGGCGCGGCGTGGTCGGGGTGGCGGCCGGCTCGGCGACCTACCCGGGGGCGGCGCTGCTGGCCGTCGCCGGGGCGCTGCGGGGCGGCGCGGGCGCCGTCCGGTACGTGGGCACGGCGGCCGACGAGGTGGTGCGGCGCTTCCCGGAGACGCTGGTCACCGAGGGCGGGCCGGCCGGGGCCGGGCGGGTGCAGGCCTGGGTGGTCGGGCCGGGCGGCGGTGAGGGGGCGCGGCAGGCGCTGACCGAGGCGCTAGCGGGCGACGTCCCGGTGCTGGTGGACGCGGACGGGCTGACCGAGCTGGGCCGGCTCGGCCCGGACGCGCTGGCCGGCCGCACCGCGCCCACCCTGCTCACCCCTCACACCGGCGAGGCCGCCCGGCTGCTCGCCGGCGCCGAGGGCACCGCGCCCCCGGCCGCCGACGACCTGGCCGCCACCCGGCTCGCCACCGCCCGCCTACTGGCGGCCGCCTACCGGGCGACCGTGCTGCTGAAGGGCTCCACCACGGTGATCGCCGACCCCGGCGGCGCCGTCCGGGTCAACCCCACCGGCACCTCCTGGCTGGCCACCGCCGGCAGCGGCGACGTGCTCGCCGGCCTGGCCGGTTCCCTGCTGGCGGCGGGTCTACCGCCGCTGGACGCCGCGTCGGTGGCCGCGTACCTGCACGGGCTGGCGGGCCGCACGGCGGCGGGCGACCCGGGCGCGCCGACGACGGCGCTGGGGGTGGCGGCGGCGCTGCCGGCGGTCTGGCGGGCGGTGCGGAGGGGCTAG